The Ciona intestinalis chromosome 11, KH, whole genome shotgun sequence genome has a segment encoding these proteins:
- the LOC100179035 gene encoding RGS domain-containing serine/threonine-protein kinase A — protein MREYKQDDTKDSKIVKQNSEDQIIAGEVSDTMENNSSILSPTKDVSNNADELLFEGEFIETAAEIDVKTQRCLSRFSNMGPSHSDYIAANNIVATTPIIVEAYPVLDDHKQLLQRVSETKTVVHPRRAKTAFEKHKPNKLKSKTKANETNKRKVTRAKSAGLSVEKRNKNQKNENLKTSYDFENFDSTKQALISGQTWHVVVDKNETGDHIIVNGDNGIDARDESPLLHNNGAIHERKLSPIPETSLSSMDKDKLLMMQENIQKLNNDNNNNNIATCNNDYVDVIIDDNEAAMTSQRADSVMSNIILANPVTTPMSSAGTPVLSKTGDAWCNCNAEVLGKSENVFTFGNTENSVFVHGNTENNELLNNDAEYKEFLNGTTGNDQFLNGTTGNKNVNGNTGFQFHPDENAGKDESEDQIFRSLDASQEIQEDQDEFFVELSNCYDGDDETEVGSDVGSDGGSSEESFDELEDFKRKMLAPRSELDAHILHRASEDEESDEEDCEGGGGLVLQGEGSLVDLGGPGERQEGMKIVPKYDVLFDNNAEDVGGNECSGNVAKYNVLFEEKNLEVGNIEMCPEDGGGNKDEDEEEALDCSQESPGASDDNGDLSDDDTICDEDQGMRKDHLHLLRRSESPGVSQDESEDAMMDYMRKTLKEEELGTESDASAGVSDHAENLHVSHKFNVLTVSALERHNSEVDFLTIRQQHEIRSLLESRDSQRTDHSEQSYLTNTSSLSVADLNTEKCMGWKRGKPIGQGAFGKVWEGMTNGGQLIAVKQVELSPSDREKAKKEFENLQREVEILKDMKHTNIVSFIGTCLEGNVVNIFMEYLTGGTIASVLKDFGNLDEGVFRRYTKQILEGVCYLHKHNVVHRDINGNNVMLLPCGTIKLIDFGCAKKIHEINNSSSGRNSASSGRERQFKSVVGTPYWMAPEVINGKAKYGPKSDVWSLGCTVIEMATAKPPLHELGIYGAMYHIGEGRPMPVLSNNFTKHARSFVIQCLRIDPSSRPTADELLQHKFMRHRRFVRKSLE, from the exons ATGCGTGAATATAAACAAGATGATACGAAGGATTCTAAaattgtgaaacaaaacagtgAGGATCAAATTATAGCGGGGGAAGTATCGGACACAATGGAAAATAATTCCTCAATCTTGTCGCCAACAAAAGATGTTTCAAACAATGCTGACGAGCTTTTGTTTGAGGGAGAGTTTATTGAAACAGCAGCGGAGATTGATGTTAAGACACAACGCTGCTTGTCACGATTCAGCAACATGGGGCCTTCTCATAGTGACTACATCGCCGCAAATAACATTGTTGCCACAACACCAATAATAGTTGAAGCATATCCTGTTCTTGACGATCacaaacaacttttacaaagAGTTTCGGAAACGAAGACTGTCGTTCATCCTCGCAGGGCCAAAACTGCATttgaaaaacataaaccaaataaattaaaatcaaaaacaaaagcgAATGAAACCAATAAACGAAAAGTTACTCGTGCAAAATCTGCTGGACTTTCTGTTgagaaaagaaacaaaaatcaaaaaaatgaaaatttaaaaacttcatatgattttgaaaattttgattCAACCAAACAAGCTTTGATATCTGGGCAGACATGGCATGTTGTGGTTGACAAGAATGAAACTGGAGATCATATTATTGTGAATGGAGACAATGGAATAGATGCACGTGATGAATCACCATTGTTGCACAACAATGGGGCAATCCACGAGCGTAAATTAAGTCCGATCCCAGAAACTTCTTTGTCTTCAATGGATAAAGATAAACTCCTGATGATGCAAGAAAATATTCAGAAGTTAAACAACgacaacaataataataacattgcTACATGTAACAATGATTATGTTGATGTAATAATTGATGATAATGAGGcagctatgacatcacaaagggCAGATAGTGTGATGTCAAATATAATTCTCGCTAACCCAGTCACAACCCCTATGTCTTCAGCTGGAACACCAGTGTTGTCCAAGACCGGCGACGCTTGGTGTAACTGCAATGCTGAAGTATTGGGGAAAAGTGAGAATGTGTTTAcatttggaaacactgaaaataGTGTTTTTGTGCAtggaaacactgaaaataaTGAGCTTTTAAATAATGACGCTGAATATAAAGAGTTTTTAAATGGAACCACTGGAAATGATCAGTTTTTAAATGGAACCACTGGGAACAAAAATGTGAATGGCAACACTGGGTTTCAATTTCATCCAGATGAGAATGCAGGAAAAGATGAATCGGAAGATCAGATCTTTCGGAGTCTGGATGCGAGCCAGGAGATCCAGGAAGATCAAGATGAGTTCTTCGTTGAGTTGAGCAATTGTTACGATGGGGATGATGAGACAGAGGTGGGAAGTGATGTTGGAAGCGATGGTGGGAGCAGTGAAGAGTCTTTTGATGAGTTGGAGGACTTTAAGAGGAAAATGCTTGCTCCAAGGTCGGAGCTGGATGCTCACATCCTCCATAGAGCATCAGAAGACGAGGAAAGTGATGAAGAAGATTGTGAGGGCGGTGGTGGGCTGGTCCTCCAGGGTGAAGGGAGTCTTGTGGATCTGGGGGGTCCTGGAGAAAGGCAAGAGGGAATGAAGATTGTTCCAAAATACgatgttttatttgataataaTGCAGAAGATGTTGGAGGAAATGAGTGTTCGGGGAATGTTGcgaaatataatgttttgttcGAGGAGAAAAATTTAGAAGTTGGAAATATTGAGATGTGTCCGGAGGATGGGGGTGGGAATAAAGATGAGGATGAAGAAGAGGCCTTAGATTGCTCCCAGGAGAGTCCAGGAGCATCAGATGATAATGGGGATCTAAGTGATGACGACACAATATGTGATGAAGATCAAGGGATGAGGAAGGACCATCTTCATTTATTGAGAAGATCGGAATCGCCGGGCGTCTCTCAGGATGAATCGGAGGATGCGATGATGGATTACATGAGGAAGACACTGAAGGAGGAGGAGCTGGGGACCGAGTCGGATGCGAGTGCGGGGGTCAGTGATCACGCAG AAAATCTCCATGTTAGCCACAAATTCAATGTATTAACGGTATCTGCGTTGGAGAGACACAACAGTGAGGTGGACTTTCTTACAATTCGACAACAACATGAGATTAGG AGTTTATTAGAATCTCGAGACTCCCAGCGAACCGACCACAGTGAACAAAGTTACTTAACCAACACCTCCTCGCTGTCTGTTGCCGATCTTAACACTGAGAAGTGCATGGGGTGGAAGAGAGGGAAGCCTATCGGGCAAGGAGCATTTGGAaag GTATGGGAGGGAATGACAAACGGGGGGCAACTTATTGCCGTCAAACAAGTTGAACTGTCTCCCTCCGATCGAGAAAAAGCGAAAAAAGAATTTGAGAATTTGCAGCGAGAGGTTGAGATACTGAAGGATATGAAACATACGAATATTGTTAG TTTCATCGGTACTTGCTTGGAGGGAAACGTCGTGAACATTTTCATGGAGTATTTAACTGGTGGAACAATAGCTTCGGTGTTGAAGGACTTTGGGAACCTGGACGAGGGCGTGTTTCGGagatatacaaaacaaatactgGAAGGAGTTTGCTACCTTCACAAGCATAATGTGGTGCACAG AGACATAAACGGGAACAACGTGATGCTTCTACCCTGTGGAACTATTAAGTTAATTGACTTCGGTTGCGCGAAAAAGATCCATGAGATCAACAACAGTTCATCGGGGCGTAACAGTGCCTCTAGTGGTAGAGAGCGACAGTTCAAGTCGGTGGTTGGGACCCCATATTGGATGGCACCCGAGGTCATTAACGGGAAGGCTAAGTACGGACCAAAGTCCGATGTTTG GAGCTTGGGATGCACGGTGATAGAGATGGCCACAGCGAAGCCCCCGCTGCATGAGTTGGGAATATACGGGGCTATGTACCACATCGGGGAAGGTAGACCGATGCCTGTATTATCGAACAACTTCACTAAACATGCGAGGTCCTTTGTTATTCAATGCTTAAGAAT CGATCCATCGTCACGGCCGACTGCAGACGAATTGTTACAACATAAGTTTATGCGACATAGAAGGTTCGTAAGGAAGTCATTGGAATAA
- the LOC108949919 gene encoding adhesion G-protein coupled receptor D1-like, protein MVQISLTLALLLFHLFTLFSEVALLDSRACIVTTIGTHYFLLASALWMMVEGLTLFLKTTDSVLHAETTHFYKLLRYVTGWGVPVFIVGIVAVIGLKNGYYIDQTPSLLPTGSNGLPEYQKCWLSRSLTIYGAIIPVSLTILINFCVLVKVGIFIYNMSRSSEQFKPSQSDENNTSHLKAVFYAVLKLVPVLGTTWILLLVAGENVGLLYVATIMNGLQGVFLLVIYCVLGSAVRNAFMRYIKMRFMNSESELKLSTRRKTTETGVSQRVEEVTESQM, encoded by the exons ATGGTTCAAATAAGCTTGACCCTTGCTCTCttgttgtttcatttgtttacgCTCTTCTCTGAGGTTGCGCTGCTGGATTCAAGAGCCTGTATCGTCACAACTATCGGAACTCATTACTTCCTGCTGGCTTCAG CACTTTGGATGATGGTAGAAGGCTTAACTTTGTTTCTCAAGACAACAGATTCTGTTCTACATGCAGAGACCACTCATTTTTACAAGTTGTTACGATATGTCACTGGGTGGGGCGTACCAGTGTTTATTGTTGGCATAGTTGCCGTCATTGGGCTCAAGAATGGATATTATATTGACCAAACACCTTCATTGTTACCAACAG GCTCCAATGGTTTGCCCGAGTACCAAAAATGTTGGCTAAGCAGATCTCTCACTATATATGGAGCCATTATACCTGTGTCATTGACCATACTTATAAACTTCTGTGTCTTGGTCAAAGTTGGAATCTTCATTTACAACATGAGCAGAAGTTCTGAGCAGTTTAAACCTTCACAATCAGATGAGAACAACACTTCTCATCTTAAAGCTGTGTTTTATGCAGTCTTGAAACTGGTACCTGTGCTTGGAACTACTTGGATTCTGCTTCTTGTTGCAG GTGAGAACGTTGGGTTGCTTTACGTCGCCACAATAATGAACGGGCTTCAAGGAGTTTTCCTGTTGGTCATTTATTGCGTTCTTGGTTCTGCTGTAAGGAACGCATTCATGAGGTATATAAAGATGCGGTTTATGAACAGTGAATCGGAGTTAAAACTGAGCACGCGACGCAAAACAACAGAGACTGGCGTGTCACAAAGGGTGGAGGAAGTCACAGAATCGCAGATGTAA
- the LOC100183747 gene encoding polyribonucleotide 5'-hydroxyl-kinase Clp1, with protein sequence MASVKPEEKGIDLSITQDYKLAKDNELRFEVESNARVKLDLLEGSAEVFGTELVRSRSYIFESGAKIAVFTWFGCSVKLSGKVEASYVSKDTPMVIYLNTHAAVEQLRKSAEQDDIRGPRVLVVGAQDVGKTTVCRLLLNYAVRLGRKTTLIDIDVGQGGVSIPGSVGALTVERPADPVDGFDLKVPLVYHFGHTAPNGNIKLYETLISRLADVFNAKCDYNKQVKHSGCIINTCGWVKGQGYQCILHTAQSFEADVVLVLDSERLYNDLKRDLPDFVNVILQPKSPGVVERPREARRDNRENKIKEYFYGPRKIYFPHAFNIKFSEVEIYKIGAPSLPDSCLPLGMEPENTQTKLVQVTPGRDMTHHILSLSMAESLDENLIETNVAGFVVVTNVDPDNQVFSVLSPAPRPLPRKYFLIMDIRFIDINK encoded by the exons ATGGCTTCTGTAAAACCGGAGGAGAAAGGAATAGATTTGTCAATAACGCAGGATTACAAACTCGCGAAAGACAACGAGTTACGATTTGAAGTTGAATCAAACGCGCGAGTGAAATTGGATCTTCTTGAGGGAAGCGCGGAAGTGTTTGGGACAGAACTTGTCAGATCGAG ATCGTATATATTTGAATCGGGGGCAAAGATCGCTGTCTTCACTTGGTTTGGATGTTCAGTTAAACTATCAGGGAAGGTGGAAGCCAGTTATGTATCGAAG GACACACCCATGGTTATCTACCTCAACACTCATGCGGCCGTCGAGCAACTAAGGAAATCTGCGGAGCAAGATGATATCCGAGGCCCTCGTGTGTTGGTAGTCGGTGCGCAAGACGTGGGGAAGACGACAGTTTGTAG GTTACTGTTAAACTATGCTGTCCGTCTCGGTCGGAAAACAACTTTGATTGACATCGACGTCGGACAGGGTGGTGTCTCGATACCCGGTTCAGTTGGTGCGTTAACCGTCGAGCGACCTGCTGACCCCGTAGATGGGTTCGATCTAAAG GTACCGTTGGTTTACCACTTTGGACACACTGCACCGAATGGAAACATCAAGCTATACGAAACATTGATATCAAGACTTGCCGATGTTTTTAATGCTAAATGTGATTACAACAA ACAAGTGAAACACAGTGGTTGCATCATTAACACATGTGGCTGGGTGAAGGGTCAAGGTTACCAATGTATTCTACACACTGCACAATCGTTTGAAGCCGACGTTGTCCTTGTTCTTGATAGTGAACGTTTATACAATGATTTGAAACGGGATTTACCGGATTTCGTTAATGTTATACTTCAACCCAAGTCTCCAG GTGTTGTTGAGCGACCGCGTGAGGCAAGACGGGACAACCGTGAGAATAAAATCAAGGAATATTTCTACGGGCCACGAAAGATATATTTTCCTCATGCTTTTAATATTAAGTTCAGTGAagttgaaatttataaaatcggAGCTCCGTCGTTGCCGGATTCATGTTTGCCATTGG GTATGGAACCAGAAAACACACAAACGAAGCTTGTCCAAGTAACCCCGGGTCGTGACATGACACATCATATATTAAGTCTAAGCATGGCTGAATCACTTGATGAAAACCTCATTGAAACAAACGTAGCGGggtttgttgttgtaactAATGTTGACCCCGATAACCAG GTGTTCAGTGTTTTGTCCCCAGCGCCCAGACCTTTGCcaagaaaatactttttaataatggACATTCGGTTCATagatattaataaataa
- the LOC100181382 gene encoding small nuclear ribonucleoprotein Sm D2-like, with protein MASAGKPKSELTAEELEALEKEEFQTGPLSVLTDSVKNNTQVLINCRNNRKLLARVKAFDRHCNMVLENVKEMWTETPKSGKGKKKQQPVNRDRFISKMFLRGDSVIIVLKNPLASAEK; from the coding sequence ATGGCTTCTGCTGGAAAACCGAAGAGTGAGTTGACAGCAGAGGAATTAGAAGCTTTGGAAAAAGAAGAATTTCAAACTGGACCTTTGTCTGTTCTCACTGATTCTGTGAAGAACAACACACAAGTCTTGATCAACTGTAGAAACAATAGGAAACTCCTCGCCCGCGTAAAAGCGTTTGATCGTCACTGCAACATGGTGTTGGAGAATGTGAAAGAAATGTGGACGGAGACGCCAAAGTCCGGGAAAGGAAAAAAGAAGCAACAACCAGTGAACCGTGACCGGTTTATCAGCAAAATGTTTCTTCGAGGAGACTCCGTGATTATCGTACTCAAGAATCCGCTTGCCTCGGCtgaaaaataa
- the LOC100176712 gene encoding aminopeptidase N, which yields MSGSLDFNDGRSKKGYYFSKAAVAGSVVVVILMLLTVGLLVGLVGRPTCASDAAAPTTTTSSPPKPTTTPPNDVTTTTRNNDVTTPNVDATTAPTSNDPWMNSRLPNTLLPIHYNVKIRPVLDIDVASSTYLFYGSSTVQYLCNVSTDYIIMHSHAELIYDNEIKIFEDKTSSEVTVESNTPYRPNQYIVIKTSSPCVVGDTYTMVADSFHGELGDDLTGIYRSEYDNEFGEHRVIAISQMETTGARHTFPCFDEPGFKATFNITLYHNKPGFYSIANMPPIGSWTETIDSDVWTATKFDTTPIMSTYLLALVVCDFLYEHGVTATGVQTRIYSRPETIKNDEGKFPSEISPGVLDVLATHFNVTYPLPKSDQMAVSDFGAGAMENWGLVLYRETLLLFDANISSVHDKYSIAQVIGHELAHQWFGNLVTAAWWNEIWLNEGFASYVQYIAVEGVKPEYKPFEIFIIDDLQGGLYADSYSSSHPLVHPEGYFSTITYSKGASFLRMVQGFLGEKTFTNALTNYLNDLAYSSATHDVLFQHWIDQAAKDGLTFPYPLQDVFETWTLQMGYPLITVERIDASTIKLTQEYFLVDPKDSAVDTPGSLTYKYKWYVPFTYRGESEMGTDKMDTLWMDLSGTATLNSNENYILGNIEARGFYRINYDENTWSKLSTKLASASFKDIPVENRAQLIDDVFALSRATKIEVNLALELAAYLSQEDEYIPWYTFNEAMQYFDSMLGASLIYGDFSQYILDLVVPSLYNKLGWDDSNTDDSVLIERMTRGLAIDAACYYGNEECIANAKQLFQEWMNDTSTIISSTYRTDVYCTAIREGGIAEWDFMWGQYLVTQNAQLQTSLRYGLSCSKDAWILNRYIEYAMDSTLVRKQDVSNTLYYISSKEHGKYVAWSFAANNWERLLKNVGSAATSLLSGAVSRFSTDFDLDLVESMKNVTGPGYYNTLESYKTRVQANIDWRARNEAVIADFLGSSIVIPTSNYEDKQRHAVVPEINQEPHQFHKHRPGRY from the exons ATGTCGGGTAGCCTTGACTTTAACGACGGTCGCTCCAAAAAGGGATATTATTTTAGCAAAGCTGCAGTCGCCGGTTCAGtggttgttgttattttgatGTTGCTGACTGTGG GACTCCTGGTCGGGCTCGTTGGCCGGCCCACTTGTGCAAGTGATGCTGCAGCCCCTACCACAACTACGTCATCACCACCTAAGCCAACAACGACACCCcctaatgacgtcacgaccACTACTAgaaacaatgacgtcacaacaccTAATGTCGATGCGACAACCGCTCCAACGTCG AACGACCCTTGGATGAACTCACGGTTGCCAAACACTTTACTCCCTATACATTACAACGTGAAGATACGACCCGTACTTGATATTGATGTGGCTTCTTCAACTTATTTGTTTTACGGGAGTTCAACAGTGCAATACTTATGTAATGTATCAACAGATTACATTATCATGCACTCACATGC TGAGTTGATATACGACAACGAGATTAAAATATTCGAAGACAAGACGAGTAGCGAGGTAACGGTGGAATCCAACACGCCCTACCGTCCCAACCAATACATTGTAATCAAAACCTCATCTCCGTGCGTGGTTGGTGATAcatacacaatggtagcggaTAGTTTCCATGGCGAACTTGGGGACGATCTAACCGGGATATACCGAAGTGAATACGACAACGAATTCGGAGAACATAG AGTTATCGCTATCTCTCAAATGGAGACCACTGGAGCCAGACATACATTTCCCTGCTTTGACGAACCAGGGTTCAAAGCAACGTTCAATATCACGCTCTACCATAACAAACCTGGTTTTTATTCCATCGCAAACATGCCGCCTATAGGTTCATGG ACGGAAACCATCGATTCAGATGTTTGGACCGCCACCAAGTTCGACACAACCCCCATAATGTCAACTTATTTACTTGCATTGGTTGTATGTGACTTCTTGTATGAACATGGGGTAACTGCAACAGGGGTGCAG ACACGAATCTATTCTCGCCCTGAAACGATCAAAAATGACGAAGGAAAATTTCCATCAGAAATATCACCCGGCGTGCTTGATGTATTAGCTACCCACTTCAATGTGACTTACCCATTACCTAAGTCTG ACCAGATGGCAGTGAGTGACTTTGGAGCAGGTGCAATGGAAAACTGGGGGTTGGTTCTGTACAGGGAAACTCTTTTACTGTTTGATGCAAATATTTCATCTGTTCACGACAAATATTCGATTGCTCAAGTGATTGGTCACGAACTCGCCCATCAG TGGTTTGGCAACTTAGTAACAGCAGCTTGGTGGAATGAGATTTGGTTGAATGAAGGTTTTGCGTCGTATGTTCAATACATAGCAGTGGAGGGCGTCAAACCAGAATATAAACCT TTTGAGATCTTTATAATAGATGACCTCCAAGGAGGGTTATACGCTGATTCGTATTCATCGTCCCATCCATTAGTTCATCCCGAAGGATATTTCTCAACCATCACTTATTCAAAG GGAGCTTCATTTCTTAGGATGGTTCAAGGTTTTCTCGGAGAAAAAACTTTTACCAACGCACTCACA AATTACTTGAATGACCTGGCTTACTCCTCTGCTACCcatgatgttctgtttcaacaCTGGATCGAT CAAGCAGCTAAAGATGGTCTAACCTTTCCCTACCCCCTGCAAGATGTGTTTGAAACATGGACTTTGCAAATGGGATACCCATTGATCACAGTGGAACGCATTGATGCGTCGACTATTAAACTAACGCAAGAATATTTCTTGGTGGATCCAAAAGATTCAGCTGTAGATACGCCGGGTAGTTTAACATACAA GTACAAGTGGTACGTGCCATTCACATACAGAGGAGAATCTGAAATGGGTACAGACAAGATGGATACTTTGTGGATGGATCTAAGTGGAACAG CAACTTTAAACTCAAACGAGaattacatacttggtaacatTGAGGCTCGAGGCTTCTACAGGATCAACTATGATGAGAACACTTGGAGTAAATTGTCAACCAAGCTGGCTAGTGCTTCAtttaag GACATCCCTGTTGAAAACAGAGCTCAACTTATAGACGATGTATTTGCTTTGTCAAG AGCCACAAAGATTGAGGTGAACCTCGCTCTTGAATTGGCAGCATATTTATCACAAGAAGATGAATATATTCCATGGTATACATTCAATGAAGCTATGCAGTACTTTGACAGTATGCTGGGAGCATCCCTGATATATGGAGACTTCTCT CAATACATTCTTGACTTGGTCGTCCCATCTTTGTACAACAAATTGGGTTGGGACGATTCAAACACAGACGACAGTGTGTTGATTGAAAG AATGACACGAGGGCTGGCGATTGATGCTGCTTGTTACTATGGCAACGAGGAATGCATTGCGAACGCGAAACAACTTTTCCAGGAATGGATGAATGACACTTCAACCAT TATCAGCAGCACATACAGAACTGATGTTTACTGCACAGCAATACGGGAAGGTGGGATAGCAGAGTGGGATTTCATGTGGGGGcaatacttggtaactcagaATGCTCAACTGCAGACAAGCTTAAG GTATGGATTGTCATGCAGCAAAGATGCGTGGATTCTTAACCGTTACATTGAATATGCAATGGATTCAACACTTGTGAGAAAACAAGATGTTTCAAACACATTGTACTACATATCCAGCAAAGAACACGGGAAATATGTGGCTTGGTCATTTGCTGCCAACAACTGGGAGAGGCttctaaaaaa tGTTGGTTCAGCAGCTACCAGTTTACTGTCTGGTGCAGTGTCTCGATTCTCAACTGACTTTGATTTGGATTTG GTTGAGTCTATGAAGAATGTCACCGGCCCTGGGTATTACAATACATTGGAATCATACAAAACCAGAGTTCAAGCAAATATTGACTGGCGGGCACGCAATGAAGCTGTGATTGCAGATTTCTTGGGTAGCAGTATCGTGATACCAACATCAAACTATGAAGATAAACAACGGCATGCCGTTGTGCCAGAAATTAACCAAGAACCACACCAATTCCACAAGCATAGGCCAGGGCGTTATTAA
- the LOC100179039 gene encoding ribose-phosphate pyrophosphokinase 4 has product MEKESNILLLCHASTLELGRKICSLKVENCPKIKLHEEVSWEKFPDGFPNLFIQDVDRCIGKHVVFLGSFHSPKVIFEQISLVYALPRSCVRSLTFILPYFPTGTMERIDTEGQVATASTMARMLSAIPLSAMGPAQIMIFDIHVLQERFFFTDNVLPRLQSALPRLLQELNKLKSENLNIKIAFPDEGAHKRFRDHFDGFAIIRCIKKRNGAKREVSIVDGSPNNCHIVIVDDLIMTGGTVNECALLMKKSGASSVSAYVTHAVFPADSWKDFLTENHQEGRAALDNFWITDSIPHAREISNHEPFKLLSLAESICRSLHKLILV; this is encoded by the exons atggaaaaagaaagtaatattttgttgctgTGTCACGCTAGTACGTTGGAACTGGGCCGGAAAATATGCAGTCTTAAAG TTGAAAATTGCCCAAAGATTAAACTCCATGAAGAAGTCAGTTGGGAGAAATTTCCGGATGGATTCCCAAACCTATTCATCcag GATGTAGATCGCTGCATCGGAAAACACGTCGTGTTCCTGGGAAGTTTCCATTCACCTAAAGTTATCTTCGAACAAATATCATTGGTTTACGCTCTGCCAAGATCATGTGTCAG GTCGCTCACATTCATCTTACCTTACTTTCCCACGGGTACAATGGAGAGGATTGATACTGAAGGACAAGTAGCCACAGCAAGTACCATGGCGCGCATGTTATCTGCTATTCCTCTATCTGCCATGGGACCTGCACAAATAATGATATTCGATATCCATGTTTTACAA GAAAGATTTTTCTTCACTGACAACGTGTTGCCACGACTACAAAGTGCGTTGCCAAGGTTACTGCAGGAGCTCAACAAACTAAAGTCCGAGAACTTGAACATAAAGATAGCATTTCCTGACGAGGGTGCCCACAAAAGATTCCGCGATCATTTTGATGGATTCGCCATCATCAGGTGTATAAAGAAGAGGAATGGAGCAAAGAG agagGTGTCCATTGTTGACGGAAGTCCGAACAATTGTCACATTGTAATCGTTGATGACCTCATAATGACTGGCGGCACAGTGAACGAATGTGCGTTGCTGATGAAGAAGTCTGGCGCCTCTAGTGTCAGCGCTTACGTAACACACGCAGTGTTTCCAGCAGATTCTTGGAAGGATTTCTTAACTGAAA ATCACCAAGAAGGACGAGCTGCTCTTGACAACTTTTGGATAACCGACTCGATTCCTCATGCAAGAGAAATATCAAACCATGAACCATTCAAGCTACTTTCATTGGCGGAAAGCATCTGTAGGTCCCTGCATAAACTTATCCTAGTATGA